In a single window of the Melanotaenia boesemani isolate fMelBoe1 chromosome 22, fMelBoe1.pri, whole genome shotgun sequence genome:
- the epb41l2 gene encoding band 4.1-like protein 2 isoform X6 translates to MTTEAGSETEVKEKAEESAAQPDQSENATQETQEVSNAEGEEKEKEEKPKEGKESKGISRYLPTWLKKQKSLSQTSPTKEVSPTEDPDSKAKEEEEVPAPEVNGHAEEVEEKEEVKLEQVKEKEAESHSNASADTEPAKEEKVEESVEKSPEENKETTEGEGAEEEKKEQEAQVEAEAEGGEGQTSIFQSPLRLVRKSKMKVVVCHVTLLDGTDFACEVEKRAKGQFLFFKVCEHLNLLEKDYFGLTYKDSHEQKCWLDPTKEIKRQIRSNNWQFAFNVKFYPPDPSLLTEDITRYLLCLQLRDDVASGRLPCSFVTHALLGSYTLQAEFGDYEPDQPRPLDFISQLTFAPSQNKEMEEKILELHKTHRGMTPAQADTQFLENAKKLSMYGVDLHHAKDSEGVDIMLGVCANGLLVYKDRLRINRFAWPKILKISYKRNNFYIKIRPGETEQFESTVGFKLQNHRSAKRLWKVCVENHSFFRLNAPEPPTKARFLTLGSKFRYSGRTQAQTRLASSLIDRPAPNFERTSSKRISRSLDGAPVISITEAGRDSAENGREPHLELHSDSKSIFMFPLSFSSSSSLSSIPPSLDSISELDHCLSDISEDDDRTNDMETNCTLWTLPSNTLSFLTDQQLADLGHLTQKPPSSHPVTASQANSSELLKFEEGCEAEIRPAAGLANWRCWSPLKGVVKYVSFILYFFSVLGKNGSRCLPNKLFSGLTRKLNILPPTLFKQMPRPETKLKIFTISRPTYVFTNIIASKLHQLLNSLAFKLTYFVAFFTRFIPPKLKKFIAAFPSHPTQLRLPTVSSFTCPAIISSFSSFPASFSLPFSHTSHSSCPPLATFPPPNVAASVHRCLLNPSPLLLPFLLVLFLLIVMLTASQSLVLALILATPLGLTLCYLESVVSCQRKAILPVFINNKPNDQSENQSSSACSKEASPLTPAHTPPRIRHHASATWMQELCDPAA, encoded by the exons atgacaacagaagcGGGCTCTGAGACAGAGGTGAAGGAGAAAGCAGAAGAGTCAGCTGCTCAGCCAGACCAATCAGAGAACGCCACGCAAGAAACGCAGGAAGTATCAAACGCTGAGGGAGAGgagaaggaaaaagaggagaagccaaaagaaggaaaagagagCAAAGGAATATCTCGATATCTGCCAACATGGCTTAAGAAACAAAAGTCTCTAAGCCAG ACCTCCCCAACAAAGGAGGTCTCGCCCACTGAGGACCCTGATAGCAAGgcaaaggaggaagaggaggtgccTGCCCCAGAAGTAAACGGTCACGCAGAGGAGgtggaagagaaggaggaagtAAAGTTGGAGCaagtgaaggaaaaagaagcagaatCTCATTCCAACGCTAGTGCTGACACTGAG CCAGCCAAGGAAGAAAAGGTGGAAGAAAGCGTAGAGAAAAGTCCAGAAGAGAATAAGGAGACAACAGAGGGAGaaggagctgaggaggagaagaaagagcagGAGGCACAGGTGGAGGCTgaagcagagggaggagaaggcCAGACCTCCATTTTCCAGTCTCCTCTTCGTCTGGTTAGAAAGTCTAAGATGAAGGTGGTGGTGTGTCACGTAACCCTTCTGGACGGGACTGACTTCGCCTGTGAGGTGGAG AAACGAGCTAAGGGTCAGTTTTTATTCTTCAAGGTGTGTGAGCACCTTAATCTGCTGGAGAAAGACTACTTTGGTCTGACGTACAAAGACAGCCATGAACAGAAG TGTTGGTTGGATCCCACAAAGGAAATTAAGAGACAGATTCGCA GTAACAACTGGCAGTTTGCATTCAATGTCAAGTTCTACCCTCCTGACCCCTCACTGCTCACAGAGGACATTACGAG GTACcttttgtgtctgcagctgcGTGATGATGTAGCTTCTGGACGACTGCCTTGCTCATTTGTGACTCATGCTTTGCTGGGGTCGTACACATTGCAG GCAGAATTTGGTGACTACGAACCTGACCAGCCTCGCCCTCTGGACTTCATCAGTCAGCTGACTTTTGCACCGAGTCAGAacaaggagatggaggagaagattCTCGAACTCCACAAGACACACAG GGGAATGACCCCAGCCCAGGCCGACACCCAGTTTCTAGAAAATGCCAAGAAACTGTCCATGTACGGGGTGGACCTGCACCACGCGAAg GATTCAGAGGGTGTGGACATCATGCTAGGTGTGTGTGCCAACGGACTTTTGGTCTACAAAGACAGACTTCGGATAAATCGTTTCGCTTGGCCCAAAATACTCAAGATTTCATACAAGAGGAACAACTTCTATATTAAAATCAGACCAGGCGAG ACGGAGCAGTTTGAGAGTACAGTGGGATTTAAACTCCAGAATCATCGATCTGCCAAAAGGCTGTGGAAAGTCTGCGTAGAGAATCACAGTTTCTTCAG GTTAAATGCACCAGAACCTCCGACCAAGGCCCGTTTCTTGACTTTGGGCTCCAAGTTCCGCTACAGCGGGCGAACTCAGGCCCAGACCCGCCTGGCCAGCTCCCTCATAGACCGACCTGCACCCAATTTTGAACGGACCTCATCAAAACGCATCAGCCGCAGTTTGGATGGAG CACCAGTGATTAGTATAACTGAAGCTGGCAGGGACAGTGCTGAGAATGGGCGTGAGCCTCACCTGGAGCTTCACTCTGACTCAAAG TCAATTTTCAtgtttcctctctctttctcctcatcatcttcactCTCATCCATCCCCCCATCTCTTGACTCCATCTCCGAGCTTGACCACTGCCTTTCAGACATCTCCGAAGACGACGATCGTACCAACGATATGGAAACCAATTGCACGCTGTGGACCCTTCCCTCAAACACCCTCTCCTTTCTTACAGATCAGCAGCTGGCTGATCTTGGTCACCTCACTCAAAAACCCCCATCCTCCCACCCAGTCACTGCCTCCCAAGCAAACAGCTCAGAGCTTTTGAAATTTGAGGAGGGCTGCGAGGCTGAAATCAGACCAGCAGCTGGGCTGGCAAATTGGCGTTGCTGGTCTCCTCTGAAGGGTGTGGTTAAATATGTCTCTTTCATCTTGTATTTTTTCTCAGTCTTGGGTAAGAATGGAAGCAGGTGTCTGCCCAACAAGCTATTTTCAGGATTAACAAGGAAACTGAACATCCTTCCTCCCACTTTGTTCAAACAAATGCCAAGGccagaaacaaaactaaagatttTTACAATCTCTAGGCCCACATATGTATTTACTAACATAATTGCATCTAAATTACATCAGCTGCTTAACAGTTTAGCATTTAAATTGACTtattttgtggcattttttacCAGATTCATTCctccaaagttaaaaaaatttattgcTGCTTTTCCTTCACACCCAACACAGCTACGATTGCCCACTGTTTCCTCTTTCACCTGCCCTGCAATCAtctcctccttttcttccttccCCGCTTCCTTTTCTTTGCCATTCTCACACACATCCCACTCCTCCTGTCCCCCTTTGGCCACTTTCCCTCCCCCTAATGTGGCTGCATCTGTACACCGCTGCCTCCTAAATCCCTCCCCTCTCCTTCTCCCCTTCCTGTTAGTGCTCTTCCTTCTCATTGTGATGCTGACAGCAAGCCAGTCTTTGGTCTTAGCCCTGATTTTAGCCACACCCCTCGGCCTGACCCTGTGTTACTTAGAGAGTGTCGTCTCCTGTCAAAGAAAGGCAATTTTGCCGGTGTTTATCAACAACAAACCAAACGATCAGTCTGAGAATCAGTCAAGCTCTGCTTGTAGCAAGGAGGCTTCACCTCTCACACCAGCCCACACACCTCCTCGCATCAGGCACCATGCAAGTGCGACCTGGATGCAGGAGCTGTGTGATCCTGCTGCATAA